DNA from Candidatus Binataceae bacterium:
TGACACGTTCCAGGGCTTTATGCGCTTCGGCCTTGGCCTCATCGATCATGCGTGCGGCCTCCGCCTCGGCCTTGCGCCGTTCGGCCTCGCGCACGGCCAGCGCCTCACGCCGCAATTCGGTCAATTGGCGGTCGCGCTCCTCCGCAGCAGCTTTCTCCTCTTTGAGCAGTTGCTCGGCGCGCGCGCTCAAATCCTTGAGCTTGCTTTCGCGGTCGCCGAGCAGCTTGAGGAAAGGGCCGAAAAAAATTCGATCGAATATAAACCAGAAAACGAGGAACGACACAATCAGGGTGAAAAAGATTCCCCAGTCGGGCGGAATGTGCATTTTTCGGCGTCTCCCGTGCGGGATGGATTGCGGTTGTTGCCGGCGTGAGCGGCGTCCGCCCGGGGCGGATCGTCCGGGCGCCGGAGGCTGGTGTCGGAGGCGGATCGAACAGGCTGACCCGCGCCGTGCCAGATTGACCGGGCTTCGGCCGGACTTTGGTGGTCAGGCCTGCTTTTGACCTCCGGCCTGCGCCACCATGCGCTCTTCCTTCGGATACACGGTGGTGAGCTTGCGCTCCTCGCGCGCGCCTTCAGGCTGCATCGCGCAATGTCCTTCGAAGACGGCGCCCTCGTGTACCACCAGCACCGGCGCGGTGAGATTGCCCACCACTTTGGCCGAGGGACGAATCTCGATCCGCTGACTGGCCGTGATATCGCCGCTTATCTTGCCGGCCACGACTATCGACGCGGCCTTGATCTGGGCGGTTACGACCGCGCTCTCGCCGATCATCACGGTGTCCTTGGCGGTGATTTCGCCATCGACCTGACCGTCGATCCGGGCAGGTCCATCGAAACTGAGCTTACCGCTCACCTTCGAGCCCTGGTCGAGGTAGGCGCGCGCCTCCATCGGAGCGGACGCGGTCTGGCGCGGCGGCGGAACGCTGCGGTTCTCGAGCGGGGGCGCCGGCGGCGGCACCGGCACGGCCTGCCCCGTCTGCGGCCTCACGGACGCGTCGGTTCGAATGTTCTTTTCCGGTTCTTTATTGAAAAGCGCCATTTATAAAGTCTCCTCAGAGGCCCGGGCACCGGCCGCACGACGGACAGTGTAGGCTTCGCTCATAGCCAATACAAATGAGAGAGTCAATTTGCCTGACGGGCCCGGGCTCCCTGATCGGTCAAAGAATAGCTCATAGCGGGCTTAGGCTCGCAACCTCTTCCTTTTCGGGGCGCCGCAAGCATCCCGGATAAACGCCGCTTCAGGTCATTCACAGCTCTTATCGCTACGCAGCTCTTATCGCTACGATTGTCTCGATGCTATGCTGGCGCCAGTAATCGGATTTGGATCTGACATCACTCCAACAAAACGAGGAAGCCATGGGAGCAATTCCGGAGAAGTATCTCGATCTCGTCTCGGCGAACAAGAAATCCTTCGCGCACCTTGCGACGACGATGAAGGACGGCTCACCCCAGGTGACGCCCGTATGGCTGGACTATACCGACGGGATGATTCGCGTGAACACGGCGCGCGGCCGGGTGAAAGACCGCAACCTCAAGGTTGGCGCCAAGGTCGCGCTCTCGATATCGGATCCCGATAACCCCTACCGCTACGTGCAGATTCGCGGCAAGGTGGCGAAGGAAAGCGAGCAGGGCGCCGACGCACATATCGATTCGCTGGCCAAAAAGTACATGGGCGTCGATTCGTACCCCTACCGCACGCCCACCGAGAAGCGCGTGATTTATTATATCGAACCGCTTTCCGGTCAGGGGATGAACTAGGGCGGCTTCGCAGTTCGGTTCGAAAATTCGGGAAAATTCGGACCGAGTGGTATATGAAGGCCGGGTCGGCGGTAACTTGCCGCCGGCCCGTCATGGCCGGGCGCGACGCGTGCGAGCGTCAGCTCAGTGAAGGCTGCGGGGTCTGCTTTCCTGCTGAATCGTGCTGCCGCAGGTCGAGCCGCAATGCGGACAGACGTACTCGTACTTGTCGCCCTCGGGCAGAATCAGCAGCAGACGCTTTCGGACTTTGACCGCGCGGTTGCACCTGGGACAGGCGAGCAGCGAGGCTTCCATCCGCTCGAACGCGGGCCGGCGAGGGTCTCTGTTCCCTTGCATCGCCAACCAGAATAGCGAGGCGGCGGGCAAGGCGGCAACCGCCGCGCGCGATGCCGCTTCATCTGGCGTCGTGAAAAATTACCCCGAGACTGAACCGCCGCCCCTCGCGCATCCGGCTCACCCCGTGGCGCATCATCACCCGGTAGTGGCCGCGGCTGCCGGCGACCGGCCGCTCGCTGGTCGCGAAGATGATCGCTTCGCCATGGCTGAGCGCGATCGCTTCGCCGCGGCTCTGCGCGCGCGGGCGGTTCTCGATCAGCAGGAATTCGCCGCCGCTGAAATCGACGCCGGGCTGACTCAGCAGGCAGGTCAGCTGGAGCGGAAAGGCGACCTCGCCGTAAAGGTCCTGGTGGAGGCAGTTGTAGCCGCCGGCGTCGTAGCGGAGCAGGAGCGGGGTCGGTTTGATTTGCCCGGCGCGCCGGCAGATATCGAGGAAGCGCTCGAGTTGCGGTGGATACATTGCGTCGCGGCCCATCGCGCGGCGCCATCGGTTCGCGATCGGCGCAAGATGCGGGTAAATCGCGGTCCGGATGGCGGCCACCAGCGGCGGCAGCGGCGGCGCGAAATACTTGTATTCGCCCACGCCGAAGCGCACCCGTTCCATCACGACCCGCGAACGAAAGCGCTCGCGCTCGTCGTACATCGCGGCAAGCCTGGCGCATCGTGCCGGCGCAAGCATCGCGGGGATGGTCACGTAGCCGCGCTCGTCGAGCGTGCGCTCGAGCGCGGCCCAGTCGAGCGCGTTCAGGCGGCGTTCGAACTCGGCGGTCAGCGCCGGAACTGCCTCCCCGGTCATTGCGGTTGGGAGTTTTTCTTTCACGAACTCAGCATACGACGAGGTTCGTACGATCATCTTACAGACTTCAACCCCGCATCCGCGCCCGCGTGAACCAGCCGCCCGCCTGGTTGAATATTCGCCAAGCTGACAACAGCGCCGGGCCCCTGATATTCTGATTAGCCGCGATGGAAGATTCGGAACAGCCCAGGAGCGCATCATCTCAGCCGAGGGTCTTTATCGAGACCTACGGCTGCCAGATGAACATCGCCGATTCCGAGTTGGTCGGCGCAGTGCTGCGCCGCGCCGGCTACGTGTTCGCCGCCGCCGCCGAAGAAGCCGACGTTATCCTGCTTAACACCTGCGCGATTCGCGAGCATGCCGAAGCACGCGTGCTGCAGCGCCTCGGCCATCTGGCGCGCTTGCGGCGTATGCGCCCCGGATTGCGGCTGGGATTGCTCGGATGCATGGCGACGCACAACCGCGCCGCGCTGATCGAGAAGGCGCCGTGGCTGGATTTAGTCGCGGGGCCGGACAGCTACCGGCGGCTGCCGGAATTGCTCGGCCGCGCGCGTTCCGGCAGCGCAACGCGGCACGCGGCGCAGATCGACGTGCGCCTGGATCGCCTGGAAACCTATGCCGATATTGTCCCGGCGCACGAAGGCGGCGTGCGCGCGTACGTGACCGCGATGCGCGGATGCGATCGGTTTTGCGCGTTTTGCGTGGTTCCGTACGTGCGCGGCCGCGAGCGCAGCGTCCCGCCCGAGGCTATTCTGGACGACATTCGCGGACTCGCCGCGCGCGGCGCGCGCGAAATCGTGCTGCTCGGACAGACCGTCAATGCCTACCGCTTCGGCGATACCGACTTCGGCCGCCTGCTTCACCTGGTCGCCGCAGTCGAAGGCGTCGAGCGAATCCGCTTCACGTCCCCGCATCCCTCGGACATGAGCGAGTCTGTTATCGAGGCGATGGCGATCGAGTCGAAAGTGCAGCCGTCGCTCCATCTGCCGGTGCAATCGGGATCGGACCGGGTACTGTCCGCGATGGAACGCGGATACACGGCCGCCGAATACCTGCGCCTGGTCGAGCGGATTCGCGGGGCGGTACCGGCAATTGCGCTCTCGACCGACATCATCGTGGGCTTTCACGGCGAGGAGGAAGCGGAGTTTCGCGCGACGCTCGAGTTGATGGCAGCGGTGCGCTACGACTCGGCGTTCAGCTTCAAATATTCGCTGCGCGAGAACACTCGCGCGTTCAGGCTCGGCGACACCGTCAGCGAAGAAGAAAAGGGCCGCCGGCTGGCCGAAGTTATCGCACTACAGGAGCGCATCTCGGCCGAGCGCAACCGCGTCCTCATAGGCGAACAGGTCGCGGTACTGGTCGAGGGGCCGGCGCGGCGGGGCCAAGGGATGCTCGCCGGCAAGACGCCGCAATTCAAGACGGCGGTGTTCCCGGCCGCCGCGTCGATCGCTCCCGGCGATACCGTGGCGGCGCGCGTGGAGTCGGCGAGCGCGCATACGCTCCACTGCGTGCTCGCGTAATCTCGTCAGATCAGCGATCTCCCCTGAGCGCCGTCCACCGGCAGGCAGGCCCCGGTGATCCAGCTTGCCCGCGGCGAGGCCAGGCACACCACGGCATAGGCGACTTCTTCGGGACGGCCCAGGCGGCCGGCGGGAAACTCGTGGCTTATGAAGTCCTTCTCGAAAGCCGGATTGGCCTTGAACGCTTTCTCCCAGTTGCCTCCCGGGTAAAGGATCGATCCGGGCGCGACGGTGTTGACCCGGATTCCTTTGGGCGCCAGCTCGCGCGAAAGCATCTTGGTGAACGAGATCATCGCGGCCTTCGATGAGTTGTAGGTCAGCGGGCCACCCGCCTCGCGGCCGTAGATCGAACTGATGTTGATGATCGAGCCGCCGCCGCGCTGCTCCATCAGCGGCGCGCACATCCGCGAAAGCCGCACTGCCGAAAAGAAATTAAGCTGGAACGCGGCCTGCCACGCCGCCTCGTCCAGGTCCGCCAGCGCGCCCATCCGCGCGCCTCCCGCATTGTTGACCAGCACGTCAACCGCGCCCATCCGCGCAGCGGCGCCTTCGACCCATCGCGCGGCGGCAACCGGGTCGGCAACGTCGACCGCCTCGGCGTCAACCTCGTAGCCCCGCGTACGCAACTCGGCCGCCGCCTTCTCCAGCGCCCCAGCTCCGCGCGCGCAGAGACAAAGGCGCGCACCCTCGGCGCCCAACGCCTCGGCCATTGCCCGCCCCAACCCACGGCTCGCGCCGGTTATCATCACGACCTTGTTCGCGAGACCCAGGTCCATCGGTAACTCTCCTTTAGTGTGATGTCCCGCAAATAACTTACTATCCGGAAAAGCCTCAAGGTGTCATTCCGAGGGAGTCAGCGACCGAGGAATCCCGGGTCTTTATTCGATTTTTCGTGGAACCCGGGATTCCTCGCTGCGCTCGGAAGGACAGCCTTCAGATCTTTGGGATGAAAACTTATTTCCAGACACCGCTTTAGCATTAACCCTCTTTTTGCGGATTGCAGCTCGCGCGCCGCCGCCCTTCCTTAAAAAAGCCCAGACATCGCGGCAGCCCGTGCGGCAAGACGCCTGCCCCCGGCCGCGATGGGGTACCATCTAGCAAAGGAGCCCGCGATTTACATGCGTTTACGGGGCCTGCGAGGCGCGGCGCGATGCCGGCCGGGGCCGTCGAGCCGCGGTTGACACGCCCAAGAGGCGGACTTAAGCTGCAAAGTCTTGCTTTGAGAGATACAGGGAGGTCTATGGAAATCCGAGTTGAAGGCTCTCTCGACCAGGCGATGCGGGTGCTCAAGCGCAAGCTCGCCAAGGAGGGAGTGTTCAAGGAAATGAAGAAGCGGGCTTTTTACGAAAAGCCCAGTGTCCGCCGCAAACGCAAGCGCTCCGAAGCCCAACGCCGCCGCCGCAAGGAACAGCGCCGCCGCCGCGCCTCTGCCCTCTAAGCGCTCAACCGAGCACCGCTAACCCGTGTAACGCCGGCAAAGGCCTGGCGCGTCGCGGCCACATGTCCGCGCCGTGCGTGCTCCGTCGCCGTTCAGCCTGATACGGGCCGCCAGGTGAAGATCACCTGACCGCGGGCGACGTAACAGTCGAGATCGTAGTGCGTCAGACCGAGCGCTGCCCGGCCCAACCGGAAGCCTTCGATCGTGCGCCGCAGCCTCTCGGGCAGCTCCCGCGATTCCGCCTCGGCTTGGCCGGTCTCTGCGTGCAGCATAGCGCTCAGCTCAACCGCCACGCATCCGGCCTCGCGATGGCGTCCGGGGGCGTCATCGCCCGTCTCGAGCGCCGCGCATCCCAGGCAGAGCACCACTCGCTCGCCGGATTCCGCGGCGCGGTCGAGATCGTCGGATAGACGGGTGAGCGCCGTCGCACATTCATCCCATCGCTCGTGCGCGCGTTCGGTAGAGTAGCGGCGGATCGCCCGCGCAACGCGGCTGAGCGCGTCCTCGCCCGCGCCCGGTCCGAGCGTGAAGACGCCGTCCTCGTCGATACGCAATCCGTCGCCGAGCCGGTCCGCGCCGAACTGTTCGGCGAGGAATTCGCGCAGGTTAATCGGCAGGGCACATTGCAGATTGAGCGGCGGTGATTCGGGCGGCGAATTGCGGGTAGAGTTGCGAAGTCTGGCGGGTCGGGCGCGGCGGTTGAGAACTGGCTCGGTTCCCAAGGGATCGGTAAAGGCCGGCCGGATGAAGCCGGACAGTGAGCCTTCGATGAATCGCGAGATGTATGCCTCTCTACGTCCCAAAGGTGCGCTCCGCAAGGTAGCAACCTCCTATGACTGTAGCGCCGGGAACCCGAGGATCGACGGCGGCCGACCCAGGTACGGAGACCGGGCAAAGCTGACCCACGGCCATTGTTCCAGCCACTGAAAATCCAACGACGACGATGTTGCGGAAAATATGGAAAGTTGGGTGAGAACCGATCTTGCGGAGCGAGCGTCGTGCGAGCCCGGAATACCTGCCGAGAGCCGCCGGAAGCATCGCGCTGCCGCTTGCGAGCGGCTTGCGGAATTAGCCTCCAACGGGACCGCGGGGTCCGATAGTGGAAAAGCGACGACTCGCGTCATACGACGAGGCCCTTTTCATCATCACCACCAGCCCGCTCGACATCCCCGCAACTGCCCCCGCCCGTCCTCTCCCCATCATCCTGCCGAGCGGCGACTCGTGGTAGTTTCCGCGGCTTTGGCCAACCGGAGCCACACAAAGGCCAAATTTGCCAAAGCCGTGTGCTGCTACAGGCTGTACGGCGACCATCACGTTAAAATTGCGCCGGACAGGAAACTGTTTAGCGCGCGAACGTGGCTTGGGCAACGAGGATGCAAGAGATCGATCTGTGAT
Protein-coding regions in this window:
- a CDS encoding 2OG-Fe(II) oxygenase, which produces MTGEAVPALTAEFERRLNALDWAALERTLDERGYVTIPAMLAPARCARLAAMYDERERFRSRVVMERVRFGVGEYKYFAPPLPPLVAAIRTAIYPHLAPIANRWRRAMGRDAMYPPQLERFLDICRRAGQIKPTPLLLRYDAGGYNCLHQDLYGEVAFPLQLTCLLSQPGVDFSGGEFLLIENRPRAQSRGEAIALSHGEAIIFATSERPVAGSRGHYRVMMRHGVSRMREGRRFSLGVIFHDAR
- a CDS encoding ATP synthase F0 subunit B produces the protein MHIPPDWGIFFTLIVSFLVFWFIFDRIFFGPFLKLLGDRESKLKDLSARAEQLLKEEKAAAEERDRQLTELRREALAVREAERRKAEAEAARMIDEAKAEAHKALERVRTEIENELRAGERELEQLGRTLAVELAGRVLGRPVNGAAQGS
- the miaB gene encoding tRNA (N6-isopentenyl adenosine(37)-C2)-methylthiotransferase MiaB gives rise to the protein MEDSEQPRSASSQPRVFIETYGCQMNIADSELVGAVLRRAGYVFAAAAEEADVILLNTCAIREHAEARVLQRLGHLARLRRMRPGLRLGLLGCMATHNRAALIEKAPWLDLVAGPDSYRRLPELLGRARSGSATRHAAQIDVRLDRLETYADIVPAHEGGVRAYVTAMRGCDRFCAFCVVPYVRGRERSVPPEAILDDIRGLAARGAREIVLLGQTVNAYRFGDTDFGRLLHLVAAVEGVERIRFTSPHPSDMSESVIEAMAIESKVQPSLHLPVQSGSDRVLSAMERGYTAAEYLRLVERIRGAVPAIALSTDIIVGFHGEEEAEFRATLELMAAVRYDSAFSFKYSLRENTRAFRLGDTVSEEEKGRRLAEVIALQERISAERNRVLIGEQVAVLVEGPARRGQGMLAGKTPQFKTAVFPAAASIAPGDTVAARVESASAHTLHCVLA
- a CDS encoding SDR family NAD(P)-dependent oxidoreductase, whose amino-acid sequence is MDLGLANKVVMITGASRGLGRAMAEALGAEGARLCLCARGAGALEKAAAELRTRGYEVDAEAVDVADPVAAARWVEGAAARMGAVDVLVNNAGGARMGALADLDEAAWQAAFQLNFFSAVRLSRMCAPLMEQRGGGSIINISSIYGREAGGPLTYNSSKAAMISFTKMLSRELAPKGIRVNTVAPGSILYPGGNWEKAFKANPAFEKDFISHEFPAGRLGRPEEVAYAVVCLASPRASWITGACLPVDGAQGRSLI
- a CDS encoding polymer-forming cytoskeletal protein, yielding MALFNKEPEKNIRTDASVRPQTGQAVPVPPPAPPLENRSVPPPRQTASAPMEARAYLDQGSKVSGKLSFDGPARIDGQVDGEITAKDTVMIGESAVVTAQIKAASIVVAGKISGDITASQRIEIRPSAKVVGNLTAPVLVVHEGAVFEGHCAMQPEGAREERKLTTVYPKEERMVAQAGGQKQA
- a CDS encoding PPOX class F420-dependent oxidoreductase, producing MGAIPEKYLDLVSANKKSFAHLATTMKDGSPQVTPVWLDYTDGMIRVNTARGRVKDRNLKVGAKVALSISDPDNPYRYVQIRGKVAKESEQGADAHIDSLAKKYMGVDSYPYRTPTEKRVIYYIEPLSGQGMN
- the rpsU gene encoding 30S ribosomal protein S21: MEIRVEGSLDQAMRVLKRKLAKEGVFKEMKKRAFYEKPSVRRKRKRSEAQRRRRKEQRRRRASAL